One genomic window of Oceanipulchritudo coccoides includes the following:
- a CDS encoding DUF2484 family protein, giving the protein ILIAVGIPILGFVTWQHGPWFGMLVLAAGMSVLRWPVIYLGRWIKSKASR; this is encoded by the coding sequence TATCCTGATCGCCGTGGGTATCCCGATCCTTGGGTTTGTCACCTGGCAGCACGGGCCGTGGTTCGGCATGCTGGTACTGGCGGCGGGTATGTCCGTGCTGCGCTGGCCTGTGATCTATCTGGGGCGCTGGATCAAAAGCAAAGCCTCGCGGTAA